Proteins from a single region of Malassezia restricta chromosome IV, complete sequence:
- a CDS encoding bacterial leucyl aminopeptidase — protein sequence MWYVRVVALLVLLSTYVLSTPLGVQQAYTIQSNISHEEYTIYRNAPLLTSWSMRHLELSDGRIMRVPELYKTWLRYRGIRFIDVTDTKVHAVIEGDEAPTYPTKVRFDAELERAFQYVCEAGPRSDLKKLTSFFTRYYRSHTGYLSQKWLQSQVGLLAGMLEAHTSIKVFQHPWPQSTIILHVKGSNETLTEERGVTILGAHQDSVNFVPVFAAPGADDDGSGTVTLLETLRALGKAGWKPASDVEFHWYSAEEGGLLGSQAVVDDYVRRHIRVYAMMQQDMTAYVKSDTKERFGLVTDYVSPKLTQFLELLAKHYSDIPMVHTKLHYGASDHASWTRAGWPSAFVMEAPFEDCNLRMIHTSLDRYDIPGFSFPHLLRFVKLSMAFVVELAEWA from the exons ATGTGGTATGTTCGCGTCGTAGCCCTTTTAGTGCTACTCAGCACCTATGTGCTATCCACACCATTGGGTGTGCAACAAGCATACACGATACAATCAAATATTTCCCACGAAGAGTACACAATATACCGAAATGCTCCTCTCCTAACATCTTGGAGTATGCGTCATTTAGAAC TATCTGATGGGCGCATCATGCGAGTTCCTGAGCTCTACAAGACATGGCTCAGATACAGAGGCATTCGATTTATCGACGTAACGGACACAAAAGTGCATGCAGTCATCGAGGGTGATGAGGCGCCGACATATCCTACCAAGGTCCGTTTTGATGCTGAACTTGAGCGAGCCTTCCAATATGTATGCGAGGCTGGTCCCCGCTCTGATCTCAAGAAACTCACATCTTTTTTCACTCGCTACTATCGCTCCCACACTGGATATTTGAGCCAGAAATGGCTACAAAGTCAAGTGGGGCTACTCGCTGGCATGCTAGAGGCCCATACATCGATCAAAGTTTTTCAACATCCGTGGCCTCAGAGTACTATCATTCTGCATGTCAAAGGAAGCAATGAGACTTTGACCGAGGAACGTGGAGTTACAATCCTAGGAGCTCACCAGGATAGTGTGAATTTTGTGCCTGTGTTTGCTGCGCCGGGTGCAGACGACGATGGGAGTGGCACTGTGACTCTATTGGAAACTCTTCGTGCACTGGGAAAGGCAGGCTGGAAACCTGCATCCGATGTTGAATTCCATTGGTATTCTGCAGAAGAGGGTGGTCTGCTCGGGAGTCaggccgtcgtcgacgacTATGTCCGACGTCATATTCGAGTCTATGCCATGATGCAGCAAGACATGACAGCCTATGTCAAAAGCGACACAAAGGAACGATTCGGACTGGTTACAGACTATGTATCACCCAAGCTTACTCAATTTCTCGAGCTTCTAGCGAAGCATTATTCTGACATTCCTATGGTGCACACGAAACTGCATTATGGTGCGAGCGATCATGCGAGTTGGACCCGTGCGGGTTGGCCTAGCGCTTTTGTTATGGAAGCCCCCTTTGAGGATTGTAATTTACG
- a CDS encoding rRNA biogenesis protein RRP5: protein MKRSSSSPGSGESQRKRKASSSNEAVVAPNVAARPQLPTSFPRGGGTGLTPVEYRQSVLEGRKESAATDDLFQESMSASKKMRGTKRKKEKKALAKAEASKDRIRVELLNYKRLLPGTKILCNIQAIHPLALVVSMCDQMLGHIPVTSVSEKLTERLQNALDQDDEDNEEEDEEDEDEEDGPPELPDIFSVGQWVRASVESVTSIGSKRQWGMGREGGEYERESQRVQLTMEPRIVNEGIRADDLSEGYLLSATVQSREDYGYSLDLGVSDDVHGFIPTKEILRVGAVLLVQVASVDGRAVKCKQVQQAAPAPVSTPPSQSAILPGLPVKALITSHVPQGLCVKLFGMLDGTIDSFHLPRDVDEKDLAPGKKVIARVLWNMPGDFEQAQEASVDAVGARRIGLSCAPHVCSMEAPLVNAKPLTEAFPIGTPLRVRVVTVFREWGLVCQVIGHDVGAFVHISFVSDEHVDALSATAGPWCVGTEHQARVTGHALTDRLLMISLQASVLEKEFMRVSEVPLGRVVRVSIRKVTPKAIFVRLNGNVDGVVFPLHFSDVRLTHPEKKFKPNLELKARIIHTDPMRNRIVLSFKRSLVTSELPLVAHMNEAKVGVITNAVVLRHLQASILVELGGTLRAVIPFSEASATTMLSEQLQQLYPAGKVVKVRITKVEPETGRIMASIKQTSPEFLQHLNVEAVQVGESVKARFVSAQDGVAITLLEPSSTRALLALSNLAQQRNTTVDELEASLEEGELLEDLYVVSKHAAKGFVVLSHEKPVSKKHIQPGDVYEGCVVQRQDEHLFCHVALKGTSCRARLHITECLDDLTKARLPEVGEHVTCCVLRARKGGNEADVSIRPSRLTSDAQVKDPAIGSSDQLEAGMHLHGIVKAITNHGVYVALGPHTDGRVMIKELFDEYIKDFRSQFHVGECVRGTVLHVEPNGQVEMSLKKSRLGQAVVQDVFADLQVGQKVAARVRATAEYGVFLKIDGTDISGLCHKSELSDNKTSDAVRAFAVGDRVKAVILKLDHEKKRISFGLKPSYFADEDFDDEEDEQEEDSDEEDEDDEDDDEDDEEEEVAHSLVDDEAEDEDEDGDEDEDENGDEDGEDDEDEDNEDLVDLMDDEDDDEDSMDDDVDESMGDLDPNDDVTKNHVDEAESDGDDGDDALPARSIQEGFRWGAPEQESEDDSDEDELDKSTRPAKKAKSDDITADLSAKKLDSATDFERVLLGSPNSSYLWIQFMTFYLQLGDVDKARQVARRAIKVIHYREEQEKLNVWMALLNIENLYGSPETLDAVFKEAVLCNDALEVHMRLLSIFEHGDKVDEALALFPRTAKKFGFVPDVWIRWYEFLLQHERSDDAHALVSRSLQSLDRTKHLRALTAYALAEYKLGDVEHARTLFETLVERYPKRSDLWWQYVDQEVRLENIEGARSLMERCLVARKHTTKQIKALLQKWLVIEKRIGDQAGVQRVLERARDFVARVQQGSVDEQVESEEDE, encoded by the coding sequence ATGAAGCGCAGTAGCTCCTCGCCCGGTTCAGGCGAGTCACAGCGCAAACGCAAGGCATCGTCTTCAAATGAAGCAGTAGTTGCCCCAAATGTTGCTGCTAGGCCTCAGCTACCGACTTCGTTTCCTCGAGGTGGTGGTACTGGACTCACGCCAGTTGAATACCGTCAGTCTGTTCTTGAGGGTCGCAAAGAATCGGCTGCTACTGATGATCTGTTCCAAGAGTCTATGAGTGCATCTAAAAAGATGCGTGGTACAAAGCGCAAAAAAGAAAAAAAGGCTTTGGCAAAGGCTGAAGCATCAAAAGATCGAATTCGTGTCGAGCTTTTGAATTACAAGCGACTTTTGCCGGGAACCAAAATATTGTGTAATATTCAGGCTATTCATCCGCTAGCCCTCGTCGTGTCTATGTGCGATCAGATGCTTGGACATATCCCTGTAACGAGCGTTAGTGAGAAGCTCACGGAACGCCTCCAAAACGCTCTAGATCAGGATGACGAGGACAACGAAgaggaagacgaagaagacgaggatgaagaagacGGTCCACCTGAGCTTCCAGACATCTTTTCGGTTGGCCAGTGGGTGCGCGCGAGTGTTGAGTCTGTGACTTCAATTGGCTCGAAACGCCAGTGGGGAATGGGCCGTGAAGGCGGTGAATACGAAAGAGAAAGCCAACGCGTCCAATTAACGATGGAGCCCCGTATTGTGAATGAAGGTATTCGTGCAGATGATTTGAGTGAAGGTTACCTTTTATCCGCGACGGTGCAGAGCCGCGAGGACTACGGATACTCATTGGATTTGGGTGTGAGCGACGATGTGCATGGATTTATTCCGACCAAGGAGATTCTTCGCGTGGGTGCTGTTCTATTAGTCCAGGTGGCCTCGGTTGATGGACGAGCGGTTAAGTGTAAGCAAGTCCAACAggcagcgcctgctccCGTATCCACGCCTCCTTCACAAAGCGCGATTCTTCCTGGCTTGCCTGTCAAGGCTCTCATTACATCACATGTACCACAAGGACTTTGCGTGAAACTTTTCGGCATGTTAGATGGTACAATCGACTCGTTCCATCTGCCTCGTGATGTGGATGAGAAAGATCTAGCGCCTGGCAAGAAGGTGATCGCACGGGTGCTATGGAACATGCCCGGCGATTTTGAGCAAGCCCAAGAAGCGAGCGTAGATGCTGTCGGTGCTCGGCGAATTGGGCTTAGTTGCGCGCCTCATGTTTGCTCAATGGAAGCGCCGCTCGTGAATGCAAAGCCCCTCACGGAGGCGTTTCCCATCGGCACTCCGCTTCGTGTCCGTGTTGTGACGGTCTTCCGTGAGTGGGGTTTGGTGTGTCAGGTAATAGGCCACGATGTGGGTGCATTTGTACACATCTCCTTTGTATCTGACGAGCATGTAGATGCTCTCTCGGCAACTGCTGGCCCATGGTGCGTGGGTACAGAACACCAAGCTCGTGTCACGGGACACGCTCTGACGGACCGTTTGCTCATGATCAGTCTTCAGGCATCGGTCCTCGAAAAAGAGTTTATGCGTGTTAGTGAAGTGCCTCTTGGCCGTGTTGTGCGCGTCAGCATCCGGAAGGTCACGCCAAAAGCCATCTTTGTGCGCCTGAATGGTAATGTGGATGGTGTCGTATTCCCCTTGCACTTTTCAGACGTGCGCCTCACGCACCCTGAGAAAAAGTTCAAGCCGAATTTGGAGCTTAAAGCGCGCATTATCCACACAGATCCCATGCGCAACCGTATTGTGCTTTCTTTCAAACGCTCGCTTGTCACTTCTGAATTGCCGCTGGTTGCGCACATGAACGAGGCCAAAGTCGGTGTCATTACGAATGCCGTCGTGTTACGGCACTTGCAAGCGAGTATCCTGGTAGAGCTGGGTGGTACGCTTCGGGCAGTTATTCCCTTCTCCGAAGCGTCAGCCACGACCATGCTATCAGAacagctccagcagctttATCCTGCCGGTAAGGTTGTCAAGGTGCGCATCACCAAGGTCGAGCCAGAAACCGGACGCATCATGGCGAGTATCAAGCAGACATCGCCCGAATTCCTTCAGCACTTGAACGTGGAGGCTGTCCAAGTGGGTGAAAGTGTCAAGGCTCGCTTTGTCAGCGCACAGGACGGCGTGGCTATCACGTTGCTGGAGCCTTCCAGCACTCGTGCGCTGCTTGCCCTGTCAAacctcgctcagcagcgtAACACGACTGTGGATGAATTGGAAGCTTCGCTGGAAGAAGGggagctgctggaagaTTTGTATGTGGTCAGCAAGCATGCTGCCAAAGGATTTGTCGTGCTGAGTCATGAAAAGCCTGTATCCAAGAAACACATCCAGCCAGGGGACGTATACGAAGGCTGCGTTGTTCAGCGCCAGGATGAGCACCTGTTTTGCCATGTGGCCTTGAAGGGCACttcgtgccgcgcacgctTGCATATTACGGAATGCTTGGACGACTTAACCAAAGCGCGTCTCCCCGAGGTCGGTGAGCATGTTACTTGCtgcgtgctgcgtgccCGCAAGGGAGGTAACGAAGCAGACGTTTCTATTCGTCCATCGCGACTCACTTCCGATGCTCAAGTAAAGGATCCTGCTATTGGCTCGTCTGACCAACTGGAAGCTGGTATGCACCTTCACGGCATTGTCAAGGCCATCACCAATCATGGTGTGTACGTTGCACTTGGACCACACACCGACGGACGTGTTATGATCAAGGAGCTCTTTGACGAATATATCAAGGACTTCCGGAGCCAATTCCATGTGGGAGAATGCGTGCGGGGTACAGTGCTGCATGTTGAGCCGAATGGCCAGGTGGAAATGAGTCTCAAAAAGAGCCGTCTCGGCCAGGCGGTGGTCCAGGATGTGTTTGCTGATCTGCAAGTGGGACAAAAAGTTGCGGCCCGTGTTCGTGCCACAGCAGAGTATGGTGTATTCTTGAAGATCGATGGCACGGACATCAGTGGGCTGTGCCACAAGAGCGAATTATCTGATAATAAAACATCTGATGCAGTCCGTGCATTCGCCGTGGGTGACCGGGTCAAGGCCGTCATTCTCAAATTAGATCATGAGAAAAAGCGTATCTCGTTCGGGTTGAAGCCCTCATATTTTGCCGACGAAGACTTtgacgatgaagaagacgagCAAGAGGAGGACAgtgacgaagaagatgaggatgatgaagacgatgatgaagacgatgaagaggaagaagtCGCACACAGTCTTGTTGATGATGAAGCAGAGGATGAGGACGAAGACGGAGATGAAGATGAAGACGAGAATGGGGACGAAGACGGAGAGgatgatgaagacgaggatAATGAAGACTTGGTCGACTTGATggacgatgaagacgatgacgaagacAGCATGGATGATGACGTCGACGAAAGTATGGGAGACCTCGACCCAAATGACGACGTTACTAAGAATCATGTTGATGAGGCCGAATCAGATGGCGATGATGGCGATGATGCCCTGCCTGCTCGGTCTATTCAAGAAGGTTTTCGTTGGGGTGCACCGGAGCAAGAGTCGGAAGACGATTCGGACGAGGATGAGCTGGACAAGTCCACTCGTCCAGCAAAAAAGGCCAAGTCGGACGACATCACCGCTGACCTCTCGGCCAAGAAGCTCGACTCTGCCACAGACTTTGAGCGAGTGTTGTTAGGGTCGCCGAACAGTTCCTACCTTTGGATCCAGTTTATGACTTTCTATCTACAACTTGGTGATGTGGACAAGGCGCGTCAAGTGGCGAGGCGTGCCATCAAGGTCATTCATTATCGTGAGGAGCAGGAAAAGCTGAATGTATGGATGGCCCTCCTGAACATTGAAAATTTGTACGGCTCGCCAGAGACGCTAGACGCCGTTTTCAAGGAGGCTGTGTTGTGCAATGATGCACTGGAAGTACATATGCGCCTCCTGTCAATCTTTGAGCACGGTGATAAGGTagacgaggcgctggctctTTTCCCGCGCACCGCGAAAAAGTTTGGCTTTGTGCCCGACGTTTGGATCCGGTGGTACGAATTTCTTTTGCAGCACGAGAGAAGCGATGacgcacatgcgctcgtcTCTCGCAGTCTTCAAAGCCTCGATCGTACAAAGCATCTCCGGGCTCTCACAGCGTATGCCTTGGCAGAGTACAAGCTAGGCGACGTTGAACATGCCCGGACATTGTTTGAAACTCTCGTGGAGCGGTATCCTAAACGATCCGATCTGTGGTGGCAGTACGTCGACCAGGAAGTGCGCTTGGAGAACATAGAGGGTGCGCGTTCGCTGATGGAgcggtgcctcgtcgcccGGAAGCACACCACAAAGCAAATCAAGGCCCTCCTCCAGAAATGGCTTGTCATCGAGAAACGCATCGGTGACCAAGCAGGCGTCCAGCGTGTCTTGGAACGTGCACGCGACTTTGTGGCCCGTGTCCAACAAGGGTCCGTGGACGAGCAAGTCGAGTCAGAGGAGGATGAGTGA